GTCTATATGCGGCAGCGACATCCGGCCCTTCAGCACCGTCCTGCCGGAAGAGAAGTACCCTATGAGTCCGGGCCGGCCCATCCACGAATGCGCCGGCGTCGTCCAGGAGGCCTGGGCCGACGGGTTTAATCCAGGCCAGCGCGTCATCGTATTTCCTTACGAGCAAGGCGGGCTGCGGGAGAAGGTGGTGGTGCCGCCCTCGGGGCTGGTGGCGGTGCCTGACTACGGGTCACTGGACACGTGGATTATGTGCCAGCCCATGGGCACGGTGCTTTACTCGGTAAGCCGCGTCGGCAACGTGGTCGACAAGAACGTGCTGGTGCTGGGGCAGGGGGCCATCGGACTCAGTTTCACCAAGTTCCTCAGCGGCATGAACGCTCGAGAGCTTATCGTCGCGGACCTGGAGGAGTACCGGCTGAAGGTGTCGAGGAAGTTCGGCGCCACCCAGACGGTCAACGTCAGCAAGGAAAACATCTTCGAGGCGGTGAAGGACCTGACCCACGGCGAGGGGCCGGACGTGGTGGTGGAGGCGGCGGGGGAGCACGAGAGCGTGCGGCAGTCGATTGCCCTATGCAAGAAGTTCGGCACGGTGATATGGTTCGGCATGACGCACAACGAGTACTTCGCCATCGACTTCCAGCAGATTCGCGACAAGGACCTGACCATGATCGGCACCTCCAGCGCAAGGGCGGGGACCATGCCGCAGTATGTGCGGCAGGTGGTGCGAATGGTGGAGCAGAAGAGGGTGGACCCAACGCCCATGATAACGCACAAGCTGAAGGTGGAAGAGGTGCAGAAGGCGCTGGAGATGTACGAAAAGCGCACGGATGGCGTCATAAAGGTGACGCTGGATATGTAGGGTCAGGAAATAGGATAAATCAGGGCGGTCCGCCTTGGTGGACCGCCCTTTTTCATGTCAGCCAGTCAGCCTACGAGAACAGTAAGTAATCTTCATGTGAAGTATCGAAACCATGAAAGTCTGGTCGCAAAAGAATGGGTTAGTCCGAAAAGTACGGGCACAATAGGTGGGCTAGCACTATGGACTGGTCTACAACTTACTCTTATCATTAAGGATGGTATGCAGCAAGCTACGTCGGAAAACATAAAAGAACTGCTGGTCAAGATTAAGGGCTATCTGCCCCGAGATAAGGCCGACCAGGTGGAGGAAGCCTACAACTTCGCCTCCACGGCCCATAAGGGGCAGAAGCGGGTCTCGGGCGGGCCGTACGTAGAGCATCCCCTCAGCGCCGCCAGCTTTTTGGCCGACCTGCACCTGGACGCCACCACCCTGTCGGCAGCGCTGCTGCACGACGTTGTCGAGGACTGCGGCATCACCCAGGACGACTTGAAGACTAAGTTCGGACCGGACGTAGCCAAGCTCGTCGATGGCGTCACCAAGCTGACTCGGATGGAACTTACGGACTGGACCGCGGAAGGGCAGGGCCAGGCGCAGGCCCAGGATACCGAGGATCGCCTCAAGGCCGAAACCCTTCGCAAGATGCTGGTGGCCATGGCGGAGGATATCCGCGTGGTGCTAATCAAGCTGGCGGACCGGCTCCATAATATGCAGACCCTCAACGCCCTGAGGCCTGAGCGGCAGCGGGCTATAGCCCAGGAGACCCTGGACATCTACGCGCCGCTGGCAAATCGCCTGGGCATCTGGGAGATCAAGTGGCGGTTGGAGGACCTGGCCTTCAAGTGCCTGGACCCGGAGAAGTACGAGCAGATATCGCAGCTGGTGGCGGTCAAGCGGGAGGAGCGGGAGGCCTACGTGGCCGACGTCGAGAATGTTTTGAAGACTGAGTTGGAGAAGGTGGGGCTGAAGTCGGCCCAGGTGTCGGGCCGGCCAAAGCATATCTACAGCATCTATCAAAAGAGCCTGAAGTACGCCGGCATGGGCAAGCATATAACTGATATTTACGACCTCTACGCCCTGCGGGTGCTCGTAAAGACAAAAGAGGAGTGCTATCACGCCCTGGGCGTGGTGCATAACATGTGGCGGCCTATGCCCGGCCAGTTTGACGACTACATCGCCAGCCCAAAGGAGAACCTGTACCAGTCGCTGCACACCACAGTGATGTGCAAGAACGCGACGCCCCTGGAGGTGCAGATACGCACCGTGGAGATGCACCAGCTATCGGAGTACGGGGTGGCGGCCCACTGGCGGTACAAGGGTGGGTCCGGCGGCGACCTGAAGTTCGACGAGAAGATGACATGGCTCCGGCAGCTCCTGGAGTGGCAGCCGGACGTCAGCGGCACCGAGGAGTTCCTGGAATCGGTCAAGATGGACCTGTTCAAGGACCAGGTCTTTGTGTACACGCCCAAGGGCAAGATTATCGAGCTGCCGGCGGGGGCCACGCCCATTGATTTCGCCTATCGAATACATACCGAGCTGGGGCATCGGTGCATCGGCGCCAAGATAAACGGGCGGCTGATGTCGCTGGACTACCAGCTTCAGAACGGCGACACCATTGAAATCCTGACGACCAAGGTGGCGCGAGGGCCTAGCCTGGACTGGCTGAACCCCAACCTGGGGTACATTCGAACAGCCAGCGCGCGGGGCGCCGTGCGGCAGTGGTTCCGCCGACAGCGCCGCGGCGACACTATCCAGATGGGACGAGAGCTGCTTCGCAAGGAAGCCAAGCGTCTGAACATGAAGGTGGACGAGGAAGAGCTGGCGTCGATTTTCAAGCAGCCCAACGCGGAGGAGTTCCTCATTGCCCTCGGCTCCGGCGAGATCACTATCAACCAGGTGCTGAACCGGCTGTCGGAGAAGGAGACCAAGGCCCAGCAGGAAGTGAAGCTGGACAAGGTCAAGGCGGTAAACCCCGGCTCCGGCATCACGGTGCTGGGCGTGGGCGACCTTTTGACCCGCCTGGCGCGGTGCTGCGGCCCTATCCCCGGCGACCACATTGTCGGCTTCATAACCCGTTCTCGGGGTGTAACGGTCCACAAGCGGGAGTGCCCCAGCATCCAGAACGAGGACGAGAAGGAACGCATTGTGGAGGTGGAGTGGGGCCAGGAGAAGCAGCTTTATCCGGTACGGCTGGAGATACAAGCTCGAAATCGAGTGGGGCTGCTGCGAGACATCACGACTCGGGTGTCGGAGGAGGGGGTGAACATCGCCGCCGCTACATCGGAGGACCATACGGACGGCACGGCGATAATATCGCTGACGCTGCACACCACGGGGATGGACCAACTGAGCCGGCTCTTCGCCAAGCTGGACAGCATACGTGGCGTCGTGAGCGCCAGCCGCATAGTGAGCAGCGCCGCGGCCGGCGGACGCTCGTAGCGCGATTTATCTGCTATAATAGCCAGCCGTTGAGCCAAATAAAGAATCCAAACGAGCAAGGGGAAAGTTAGTGCCTGCAGAAAAGTCGCATCGCGCATCATTGAGGAAGCAGACTCGCAACAAAAGCGTGCGCTCCGCCACCCGCAGCGCCATAGCCAAAGCCCGGCTGAGTGTTGAAGAAGATGAGGGCAAGACCAAGGGCGAGGAAAACAAGACGGCGGTGCTGGAAGCGGTGAAAACCCTGGACAGGGCTGCCCAAAAGGGTATTATCCACCCTAACAACGCAGCCCGCCGCAAGTCCAGGCTCATGAAGCAGTTGAAGGCCGGCAAGGCCTAGACCCGCCCTAAACGGCGCCAGTTCCTGCCAGCAACTCCTTGACAGCCTATTTTAGCTGTGCTACGTTGAGGCAGAACATCAGTTCATACCCACGGCTAGAGGCGAGCATATATGAAGACGCGCAAGAAGGTCTCTTCCAGACAGCAGCGGATGCTGGATTTCATTCGAGAGTTCATGGCTGAAACGGGCCGCCCGCCCACAGTCCGAGATATACAGAAAGCGTGCAACATAAGCTCAACGTCTGTGGTGGACTACAACCTGCGGCTGCTTCAACGTGACGGCCTCTTGAGGCGCCAGCCGGACGTGGCCCGGGGCATTGAGCTTCTGGACAGGGACGGGCGCTCCACCAGCATTATGCCGAGGATACCTGTGATGGGGTACATCGCGGCGGGGCAGCCTCTGCCCGGGCCGGCCAGCGACGGCTGGAACCAGGAGCCCCTGGAGGAAATAGAGGTACCCAGGTCCATGGTGCGAGGGCATAAAGAGATGTACGCGCTGCGAGTCCGCGGCACGTCCATGATCGACGCGTACATAGACGACGGCGACATGGTGATCATCGAGCCATCCAATGACATTCGCAACGGCGATATGGTGGTGGCGTGGCTGAAGATGGAGCAGGAGGCCACCCTGAAGAAGATTTACAAGGAGGGCGACCAGGTGCGCCTGCAGCCCGCCAACAGCCAGATGAAGCCGATATACGCCATGGCTAACAACGTGGAGACGCGCGGAAAAGTGGTGGGTGTGCTGAGGGGAATGTAACCAAGAACACGAATTTTATTCATAAGGCCCTCGAAACAATTCGAGGGCCTTATGTTTTTATAAGTTTGCGCTCGCCTAATCCCGCTTCTATAATGGCCCAAGACTGCACCACGGAGGACTGTCTTGGCGGACACTAAAGCAATATCGGCTGCCAAAGAGCATTTTGGCAAGATTTTAGAGCAGCAACTGGCACGGGTGGAGAGGCTGAAGAAGGACGAGCCCTGGGCTGACTTTTCCAAGATGAAGCCTATCAAAATCGGGATTATAGGCGGGGACGGCATCGGCCCCTTTATCAGCGCCGAGGCCCAGCGAATGCTGGAGTACCTGCTGCGCAAAGAGGTGGACCAGGGCAAGGTGGTCTTTAAGATCATCGAAGGGCTGACTATCGAGAACCGGGCGCGGCATATGAAATCGATACCGGACGACGTGCTGGAGCAGATGAAGGCCTGCCCTGTGACCCTGAAGGGGCCCACCCACACGCCGGAGAAGGGTGACGGGTGGCCGAACCTGGAGAGCGCCAACGTGTCCATGCGCAAGGCCTTCGACTTATTCGCCAACGTGCGGCCGGTGCGTATGCCCCAGGAAAAAATCGACTGGACGTTCTATCGAGAGAACACCGAGGACCTGTACGCCGTCGGCAGCCAAGGGCTGAACGTGACGGAGGACCTGGCTATCGATTTTAGGGTTATCACTACCCAGGGGTCGGAGCGGATCATCGACGCGGCTTTTGCCCATGCCAAGCGCAACGGCAAGACCAAGGTGACGGTGGTGACCAAGGCCAACGTGGTGAAGACCACCGACGGCAAGTTCCTGGATATCACGCGCAAGGTGGCGGAGCGATACCCCGGCATCACCTGGGACGCCTGGTACATCGACATAATGACGGCGAAGCTGCTGGACACGGCGCGTCGTCACGAGTTCCAGGTGCTGGCGATGCCTAACCTCTACGGCGACATTCTGACGGACGAGGCGGCGCAGATACAGGGGGGCGTCGGCACTGCGGGCAGCGCCAACATCGGCAAGCAGAACGCGATGTTCGAGGCCATTCACGGCAGCGCGCCACGCATGGTGCAGGAGGGCCGCGCCCAGTACGCCGACCCCAGCTCCATGATTCGCGCCAGCTCTATGATGCTGGACCACATCGGCTTTCCCGCCCTGGCGGAGAAGTTGAACAAGGCTATGGACGTTTGCACGCAGTACGAAAAGAAGATAGTTATCACTGGCCGCAGCAACGGCGCGACGGCCAAGGAGTTCGGCGATTACGTTATGGCGACGGTGGAGGACTCGAAGTTGGAGAAGCGCTGGGAACAGTACGTTAAGAAGTAGACGCATATTAACGTTGGTAGCCTTCCGGGTTCCGAACTGCGAGCAAGGGTACCCTTAGCAACCGTGAAACATAACTACAAAGGAGTATTGCTGTCATGCGGAAGAAGGTAACAGTAGTCGGGGCGGGGAACGTGGGGGCGACCACAGCCGAGCGATTGCACGCGCTGGGCTACTGCGACGTGGTGCTGGTGGACGTGGTGCCGGACATGCCCCAGGGCAAGGCCCTGGACATGCTGGAGTCGGGGCCGGTCATCGGGTCTGACTCGCTGATCACGGGCAGCAACGGCTACGCCGAGACGGCGGAGTCGGACCTGGTCATTATCACCGCCGGCGTCGCCCGAAAGCCCGGCATGAGCCGCGACGACCTGCTGCTGACCAACATGAAGATTGTCGGCGGTGTCACGCGGGAGGTGGTCAAGTACTCGCCAAACACTCTAATTATGGCGGTGAGCAACCCCCTGGACGCTATGTGCCATCACGCCTACGAGGTGTCGGGGCTGCCCAAGAACCGGGTCTTCGGCATGGCGGGTGTGCTGGACACGGCGCGATTTCGAACGTTCATCGCCCAGGAGCTGAAGGTGTCCGTCGAGGACGTGCAGGCGTACGTGCTGGGCGGCCACGGTGACGACATGGTTCCGCTGGTGCGCTACACCTCCGTGGCTGGCATACCCATTAGCGACCTGCTGCCCAAGGAGAAGGTGGACGCGCTGGTGAAGCGGGCGCGTGGTGGCGGCGGCGAGATTGTGGCGCTGCTGAAGACGGGAAGCGCGTATTACGCGCCGTCGGCGGCAATTGTGCAGATGGCGGAGTCGATATTGCTTGACAAGAAGCGCATACTGCCCGCCTGCGCCTATTTGGAGGGCGAGTACGGCATCAAGGGCCTCTGCGTGGGCGTGCCGGTGAAGCTGGGCGCCCGGGGCGTGGAGCAGGTCATCGAGATCAAGCTGACGGCGGATGAGCAAGCCATGCTGAACAAGTCGGCGGCCAGTGTGAAGGAGCTGGTGGAGGTCATGCACAAGGCGCAGAAGGCGGCGGTTTAGGTTAGTTTAGTACGTTCAGTCCGCTCACCCTGAGATTGCCGAATGGGTGAGCGGACTTTTGTTTTATAATGGGCCGCATAGGGAGACAGGATATAAGGTGGGCCATGGCTAAAGTAAAGCTCATAAACCGCTCCAAGATGCTGACTCGCATGAACGAAGCACTGGAGGTGGACTTTTCCAGGTCGGCGGTCATACAGATCGACATGCACAAGTTCCAGATGGATGCCGAGTACTCGACGTTTCCGCAGGACGTGGCGAATCGCATACTGCCTGTGACGGCGGAGTTCCTGGACGAATGCCGCGACCTGGGGCTGCCGGTAATACACGTGATGGTTTACAAGCGAGACCTGGACAAGCGGGGGAACCTTCGGACGGAGGCGGTGAATCGGACGGGCAAGGCGTACACGCCCTACGGCTTCCCCAAGAAGCCTAACTACGACACCGGCACCGCCGAGGGGGAGTTCGAATGGGACGTAATGCCAGTCCTGGGGCCAAAAGAAGGCGACTATGTCATCAATCAGAAGAAGCAGGAGACCACCAGCCTCCTCTCCACCGACCTGGAGCATTTAATTCGAAGCCTGGATGTGGACACGTTTTTCGTCGTCGGCATCAATACCAACAACTGCGTGTCCAATTTCTGCTTCGACGCGTCGGACCGGATGTGGACGCCTATCCTCATCAGCGATTGCGTGGGATCGGTGCACGGGGAGGACTTGCACGAGTTCGCGCTGCAGAACATACCGAGGACACTGGGGTTCGCGATGTCGTCGGAGGAGGCGGTGGGGAAGATAAAGAGGGCGAAGAAGTCGGCCAAGGCTTAAGTATGGCTCAGAAAAAGGGTAACTCCGCTTATGTAGAAGTCATCGACCGCAGCGACCTGCTGTCGTCGATGGAACGAGACCTACGCATCGAGTCGTCCAAGACGGCGGTGCTGACCATCGAGATGACGAAGCGGCGGCTGGGAGACGACGCGCCGCTGCCGCCGGGGGTGCGGGAGGGCCTGCTGACCAATACCGAGATTTTGCTGAAGCTGGCGCGGGGCAAGGGCATACCGGTCATCCACTGCATGTCGTCGCTGCGGGACGTGGAGGCGCGGGCGAGGTCGAGGATGCCGTTTGCGCGGGCGCTGGTGAAGAGCGGCGAGTCGCTGAGCCCCTACGGACCGGTACATGACGAGGTTATGTCAATCAGGGACGGTACCTTCAAGCCAGACCTGGTGGTGTCCAGGGCGAAGGACGATTACATCGTGCGGTCCAAGAAGGGGTTAAGCTGCTTCTACGCTACGGACCTTGAGTGGCTGCTGCGGCAGTTGAAGCGGGAGTGGGTGGTGCTGGCGGGGGTCAGCACCAACGCCGACGTGCTGGCTACAGCCTACGAGCTAACGAATCGAAACCTGGGCGCGATTACGATTAAGGACTGCGTCGCCAGCACCTACGGGGAGGACCTGCACGAGCTGGGGCTGCAACAGCTAGCGCGATGCCAGGGATGGGTGATAGGGCTGGATGCGCTGGAGGGGAAGCTTAGGGGCTAGGCCCTCCGCAGGGCCCGCCGCCGTATGGCTTGCAGCCAGCCCCTTCGGATGGTGCCGCTGCCCCATCTGACCACCAGCCAGTAGCGTTTGAACGCACGTTCGGCCTCCAGACTGGTGCAAAGCACGCGAGTCTCGGTGGCGACGCGGCAGCCATCGCCCTCAGCCCACACCCGGAAGTCCATGGCGGCCTTGGCGTAGCCGGGCTCGTCAAAGACCAAGAAATGTCCGGCGTCTGTGACCGGCACAGGCCCGCCCCCCGGCGACGCGCCAGAACTGCCCGATGGCCCCCAGAACGATTTCAGAGCCTTCCTTTTCACCCAAGACCACGAAACCCATCCGGGCCATCTGCTCAAGCATGGGACGGTTCGCCTCGGCGGGAGGGAGCTTGCCCGAAAGACGGGCGGGAAGGATGCGCAGGAACATCAAGGGACCGAAAAGCCGGATGTCCCTGGCGGTCACTGATTTGACGGCTTCATAGGCCGCGCGAGTTGACGATGGAATCCAGAGAGAATGGGACTCGCGGGCATGGAAGACGGGTAGCAGCGTGTCGAGAAGGGCGGGGCTTTGGAGCGCCATTACAACCCTCCTTGACTCAGGCTAGCCTACTGGCCGTCGGCGCCGGAGGAAGCTTTGGCAGGCCGTGCCGCGGACGCCTCAGCGGGCTGCTCCGCCTCCTTCGTCTGACCGCCTTTGGCAAAGGAGAGGAAGATAGACACGGCGGTGATGGCGCCCATGCCCAGGTAGGTAATGCGCAAGCCGTCGGTGAAGGAGTGGAGGAGGGCATCGGAGGCGCCGCGCTCGACGCCCGCCAGGGTGGGCGGGTGGCCGTCGGCGGCCATGACCATGGTGACCACGGCGGTGGCGATGGCGATGCCGGTGACGTTGGCGGAGTTTCGCACCAGGTTGAGGAAGCCCGAGACGACGCCGTACTTGCTGCGCTCGACAGTGCTGATGACGGCGGTGTTGTTGGTGGAGTTGAAGGTGCCGGCGCCGGCGTTCATGATGATCATCCCTATCATCACGTGCCAGAGGCCGCTGGTGGGCGTGATGAAGGCCAGAATGAAGAGGCCGGAGGCGATCAGGGCGAGGCCGAGGATATTGAAGATGGTCCAGCCATAGCGGTCTGATAACCGGCCTCCCACGGGGCCCATGATGATGGTGCCCAGGGCGCTGGGGACCAGGATGAGGCCCATCTGCTGGGGGCTGTAGCCCAGGACGGCCTGGATGTAGAAGGGCGCGAGAAATCGTACGGACTGCATGGCGGCGAAGGTGATAAAGCTGGCGGTGACGCTCATGGAGAAAAGCCGCTTCTGGAAGAGCCGCACGTCCATCATCGGCGATGGGGACTTGAGTTCCCGCCACACAAATGTCGCCAGCAGCGCCATCATG
The sequence above is a segment of the SAR202 cluster bacterium genome. Coding sequences within it:
- a CDS encoding zinc-binding dehydrogenase; its protein translation is MKAGRIAGPRRMEIVDVPEPTLRIGEVLVKVEKVSICGSDIRPFSTVLPEEKYPMSPGRPIHECAGVVQEAWADGFNPGQRVIVFPYEQGGLREKVVVPPSGLVAVPDYGSLDTWIMCQPMGTVLYSVSRVGNVVDKNVLVLGQGAIGLSFTKFLSGMNARELIVADLEEYRLKVSRKFGATQTVNVSKENIFEAVKDLTHGEGPDVVVEAAGEHESVRQSIALCKKFGTVIWFGMTHNEYFAIDFQQIRDKDLTMIGTSSARAGTMPQYVRQVVRMVEQKRVDPTPMITHKLKVEEVQKALEMYEKRTDGVIKVTLDM
- a CDS encoding bifunctional (p)ppGpp synthetase/guanosine-3',5'-bis(diphosphate) 3'-pyrophosphohydrolase, which encodes MQQATSENIKELLVKIKGYLPRDKADQVEEAYNFASTAHKGQKRVSGGPYVEHPLSAASFLADLHLDATTLSAALLHDVVEDCGITQDDLKTKFGPDVAKLVDGVTKLTRMELTDWTAEGQGQAQAQDTEDRLKAETLRKMLVAMAEDIRVVLIKLADRLHNMQTLNALRPERQRAIAQETLDIYAPLANRLGIWEIKWRLEDLAFKCLDPEKYEQISQLVAVKREEREAYVADVENVLKTELEKVGLKSAQVSGRPKHIYSIYQKSLKYAGMGKHITDIYDLYALRVLVKTKEECYHALGVVHNMWRPMPGQFDDYIASPKENLYQSLHTTVMCKNATPLEVQIRTVEMHQLSEYGVAAHWRYKGGSGGDLKFDEKMTWLRQLLEWQPDVSGTEEFLESVKMDLFKDQVFVYTPKGKIIELPAGATPIDFAYRIHTELGHRCIGAKINGRLMSLDYQLQNGDTIEILTTKVARGPSLDWLNPNLGYIRTASARGAVRQWFRRQRRGDTIQMGRELLRKEAKRLNMKVDEEELASIFKQPNAEEFLIALGSGEITINQVLNRLSEKETKAQQEVKLDKVKAVNPGSGITVLGVGDLLTRLARCCGPIPGDHIVGFITRSRGVTVHKRECPSIQNEDEKERIVEVEWGQEKQLYPVRLEIQARNRVGLLRDITTRVSEEGVNIAAATSEDHTDGTAIISLTLHTTGMDQLSRLFAKLDSIRGVVSASRIVSSAAAGGRS
- the rpsT gene encoding 30S ribosomal protein S20, coding for MPAEKSHRASLRKQTRNKSVRSATRSAIAKARLSVEEDEGKTKGEENKTAVLEAVKTLDRAAQKGIIHPNNAARRKSRLMKQLKAGKA
- the lexA gene encoding transcriptional repressor LexA; amino-acid sequence: MKTRKKVSSRQQRMLDFIREFMAETGRPPTVRDIQKACNISSTSVVDYNLRLLQRDGLLRRQPDVARGIELLDRDGRSTSIMPRIPVMGYIAAGQPLPGPASDGWNQEPLEEIEVPRSMVRGHKEMYALRVRGTSMIDAYIDDGDMVIIEPSNDIRNGDMVVAWLKMEQEATLKKIYKEGDQVRLQPANSQMKPIYAMANNVETRGKVVGVLRGM
- a CDS encoding isocitrate/isopropylmalate dehydrogenase family protein, with the protein product MADTKAISAAKEHFGKILEQQLARVERLKKDEPWADFSKMKPIKIGIIGGDGIGPFISAEAQRMLEYLLRKEVDQGKVVFKIIEGLTIENRARHMKSIPDDVLEQMKACPVTLKGPTHTPEKGDGWPNLESANVSMRKAFDLFANVRPVRMPQEKIDWTFYRENTEDLYAVGSQGLNVTEDLAIDFRVITTQGSERIIDAAFAHAKRNGKTKVTVVTKANVVKTTDGKFLDITRKVAERYPGITWDAWYIDIMTAKLLDTARRHEFQVLAMPNLYGDILTDEAAQIQGGVGTAGSANIGKQNAMFEAIHGSAPRMVQEGRAQYADPSSMIRASSMMLDHIGFPALAEKLNKAMDVCTQYEKKIVITGRSNGATAKEFGDYVMATVEDSKLEKRWEQYVKK
- the mdh gene encoding malate dehydrogenase, which encodes MRKKVTVVGAGNVGATTAERLHALGYCDVVLVDVVPDMPQGKALDMLESGPVIGSDSLITGSNGYAETAESDLVIITAGVARKPGMSRDDLLLTNMKIVGGVTREVVKYSPNTLIMAVSNPLDAMCHHAYEVSGLPKNRVFGMAGVLDTARFRTFIAQELKVSVEDVQAYVLGGHGDDMVPLVRYTSVAGIPISDLLPKEKVDALVKRARGGGGEIVALLKTGSAYYAPSAAIVQMAESILLDKKRILPACAYLEGEYGIKGLCVGVPVKLGARGVEQVIEIKLTADEQAMLNKSAASVKELVEVMHKAQKAAV
- a CDS encoding cysteine hydrolase → MGRIGRQDIRWAMAKVKLINRSKMLTRMNEALEVDFSRSAVIQIDMHKFQMDAEYSTFPQDVANRILPVTAEFLDECRDLGLPVIHVMVYKRDLDKRGNLRTEAVNRTGKAYTPYGFPKKPNYDTGTAEGEFEWDVMPVLGPKEGDYVINQKKQETTSLLSTDLEHLIRSLDVDTFFVVGINTNNCVSNFCFDASDRMWTPILISDCVGSVHGEDLHEFALQNIPRTLGFAMSSEEAVGKIKRAKKSAKA
- a CDS encoding cysteine hydrolase is translated as MAQKKGNSAYVEVIDRSDLLSSMERDLRIESSKTAVLTIEMTKRRLGDDAPLPPGVREGLLTNTEILLKLARGKGIPVIHCMSSLRDVEARARSRMPFARALVKSGESLSPYGPVHDEVMSIRDGTFKPDLVVSRAKDDYIVRSKKGLSCFYATDLEWLLRQLKREWVVLAGVSTNADVLATAYELTNRNLGAITIKDCVASTYGEDLHELGLQQLARCQGWVIGLDALEGKLRG
- a CDS encoding MFS transporter, encoding MLSLPARIKSMPYHWVAFYAVAMGTFVSVADTGASYVALPSISDHFLADLPTVQWVTIGFALTVSALLLPMGRLSDLVGRKRVYQIGLLVFIVSGLISAVSPNIPILIFSRVVMGIGAAMTQSTGMAMIVSVFPANERGKAMGLQLGAVGAGAIVGPAVGGFLVDLFGWRGVFYATAVAAAMAFAVAQPVLKEQLSDDRKKFSFDWAGAALSIAFLVGFLMVMTNSHRVDWGILSTLGIAVGMMALLATFVWRELKSPSPMMDVRLFQKRLFSMSVTASFITFAAMQSVRFLAPFYIQAVLGYSPQQMGLILVPSALGTIIMGPVGGRLSDRYGWTIFNILGLALIASGLFILAFITPTSGLWHVMIGMIIMNAGAGTFNSTNNTAVISTVERSKYGVVSGFLNLVRNSANVTGIAIATAVVTMVMAADGHPPTLAGVERGASDALLHSFTDGLRITYLGMGAITAVSIFLSFAKGGQTKEAEQPAEASAARPAKASSGADGQ